In Strigops habroptila isolate Jane chromosome 2, bStrHab1.2.pri, whole genome shotgun sequence, one genomic interval encodes:
- the KLHL35 gene encoding kelch-like protein 35, which produces MHRMMKEESSFRASSLEKVTRDPSKEKLHVKLCSGSCHAEQILQTLNSYRQSGIFTDVVLLIDGQEFPCHRATLSANSTYFRAMFGGNLKEGHQDIINIQKISASTMSLLLDYMYGGNIIIQEDNVESILELSDLLQISKLRDACVTFLEGQLHPCNCLGIMKFADSFSIASLTEKSKRFMLECFVEVSCHEEFLEMDVKELVEYLSDEELVVPKEEVVFEAVMRWVRHDVPARKGALKDLLEHVRLPLLNPTYFLEKVEMDGLIQDSKECIPLLHEARKYYILGNEVSSVRSRPRRFMELSEVIIVIGGCDKKGLLKLPFTDLYHPKSRQWTALSSVPGYTKSEFAACTLKNDVYISGGHISSNDVWVLSSQLNVWIKVACLQKGRWRHKMATLQGKIYAVGGFDGFYRLSSVECYDTFSNTWSTLAPLPQAVSSAAVVSCLNKLYVLGGAVDDTANTDKVQCYDPEDNKWTLLSPTPFYQRCISAVCLDNIIYVVGGLLSKIFSYDPRKDSWREVATLPGPLESCGLTVCGGKIYILGGRDENGEGTDKAFTFNPVTGSVEQQPPLQRCTSYHGCVTILQHTNR; this is translated from the exons ATGCATCGAATGATGAAGGAAGAATCAAGTTTCAGGGCAAGCAGCCTGGAAAAAGTGACGCGGGACCCcagcaaagaaaagctgcacGTGAAGCTCTGCAGTGGGTCCTGCCATGCCGAGCAGATCCTCCAGACACTCAACTCCTACAGGCAGAGCGGCATCTTCACCGATGTGGTGCTGTTAATTGATGGACAAGAGTTCCCCTGTCACCGCGCCACTTTGTCAGCCAACAGCACCTATTTCCGAGCCATGTTTGGTGGCAATCTCAAGGAAGGCCACCAGGATATCATTAATATCCAGAAGATATCTGCTTCCACTATGTCTCTCCTTCTTGATTATATGTATGGGGGGAACATCATCATTCAGGAGGACAATGTTGAAAGCATCTTGGAACTGTCTGACTTGCTGCAGATCTCCAAGCTCAGGGATGCATGTGTTACCTTCCTTGAAGGCCAGCTTCACCCATGCAATTGCTTGGGCATCATGAAGTTTGCCGATTCATTCTCCATTGCTTCtctgacagagaaaagcaagaggTTCATGCTGGAGTGTTTTGTGGAGGTGTCGTGTCATGAGGAGTTCCTGGAGATGGATGTGAAGGAGCTGGTTGAGTATCTGTCCGATGAGGAGCTGGTGGTCCCCAAAGAGGAAGTGGTCTTTGAGGCTGTGATGCGCTGGGTACGGCATGATGTACCTGCCAGGAAGGGAGCCTTGAAGGACCTCCTTGAGCATGTGCGCCTGCCCCTGCTCAACCCCACCTACTTCCTGGAGAAGGTGGAAATGGATGGGCTCATCCAGGACTCTAAGGAGTGCATTCCTCTACTGCACGAGGCCCGCAAGTACTACATCCTGGGGAACGAGGTCAGCTCTGTGCGATCAAGACCCAGAAG GTTCATGGAGCTGTCAGAAGTCATCATTGTCATTGGGGGCTGTGATAAGAAAGGCCTCCTGAAGCTGCCCTTCACAGACCTCTACCACCCAAAGAGCAGGCAGTGGACAGCCCTCTCTAGCGTGCCTGGCTACACCAAGTCAGAGTTTGCTGCCTGCACACTGAAGAATGATGTTTACATATCAG GAGGACACATCAGCAGCAATGATGTTTGGGTGCTGAGCTCCCAGCTGAATGTCTGGATCAAGGTTGCTTGTCTGCAGAAAGGCCGATGGAGGCACAAAATGGCAACTCTTCAGGGCAAG ATCTATGCTGTGGGAGGCTTTGATGGTTTCTACCGCCTCTCCAGCGTGGAGTGCTACGACACCTTCTCCAACACTTGGTCAACCTTGGCCCCGTTGCCTCAGGCCGTGAGCTCGGCGGCTGTGGTCTCCTGCCTCAACAAGCTCTATGTGCTGGGAGGTGCTGTGGATGACACCGCTAACACCGACAAG GTCCAGTGTTATGACCCAGAGGACAACAAGTGGACGCTCTTGTCTCCCACCCCTTTTTACCAGAGGTGCATCAGCGCCGTCTGCTTGGACAACATCATTTATGTTGTAGGTGGACTCCTCAGTAAAATCTTCAGCTATGACCCAAGGAAAGACAGTTGGAGAGAAGTGGCCACCCTCCCTGGGCCTCTG gagagCTGTGGCCTGACGGTGTGCGGAGGGAAGATCTACATCCTGGGTGGCCGGGATGAGAATGGGGAAGGCACGGACAAGGCGTTCACTTTCAACCCGGTGACAGGCAGTGTGGAGCAGCAGCCGCCGCTGCAGCGCTGTACCAGTTACCACGGCTGTGTGACCATCCTGCAGCACACGAATAGATGA